Proteins encoded in a region of the Acipenser ruthenus chromosome 43, fAciRut3.2 maternal haplotype, whole genome shotgun sequence genome:
- the LOC131709348 gene encoding ras and Rab interactor 1-like isoform X2 yields the protein MQQDPVYDFPDSQAAEPLPVHRGSLKSISVLDRLLLTHSVWMQLSINSATALHILQREPPGTFLVRKSTTSQKKVLCVRLADDTMPGFVGQFIIREKDCTFSLEASSISFPDLCHLVSFYCVSRDVLAYPLALPEAIAKATSHKQLEAISHMGVEFWSSALNFRGPRNGPPPPDFPPLDPADCATPVGPSSLFREFCPLQTRGPQELDYGSGRGALCFINPLFLQSQQSHQGALLKRDKFKRSFKVRVSTETSSPLSPPAAPPPPPPLLAKGARGNPRKQQTPPSSPEQDSEYKLPLVALSRKVSSGQFAGLLKGASVLSPTGEEEEEEEGEEEEYQTPKPLQQRRISEKLGPETEILEGGEDAGEALILDQSRAPSLRELDSSSSLSSLEEVEESLSSDRPPLTRGTSSPTLRRPPPRVSTLRKMSEAFYSFFAPEKRVSRLVEELSRDRRSSFGSLVQDFLTLTRETRGSGDSSAALLQTVRNFITQAKSFLLGCGELQPPIEALITDEDMDFVLEKALYRCVLKPLKPHIDGCLQELHTRDGSTQRMEDSLRVAQQGALERFGVRVGVPDPQGIARVRRKLVLMQKAYSPIDKVLLLLQACKCVYTAMKRGPGEECGADEFLPALSYAIVQCDMPQLPLEVEYMMELLGPSLLTGEGGYYLTSVYASLCLIQTQPEQLRRSTVTRGARDSLREWSRRRRNESTPPLRQGQRCVRVVFRDSDCSTVETVLLSSTDTVDTLAQICALKFRVSDPNQYGVYLREEGELRQLRPQDFTKQSGSGFSLTYQRCKSHKLNRGGAVDLGESPEPNPL from the exons ATGCAGCAGGACCCTGTCTATGACTTCCCCGACTCTCAGGCTGCAGAGCCCCTGCCTGTCCACCGGGGGTCGCTCAAGAGCATCAGCGTGCTGGACCGCCTCCTCTTGACGCACTCTGTGTGGATGCAGCTCTCCATCAACTCTGCCACCGCCCTGCACATCCTGCAGAGGGAGCCTCCGGGG ACGTTTCTGGTACGCAAGTCCACCACCTCCCAGAAGAAGGTGCTCTGTGTCAGGCTGGCGGACGACACCATGCCTGGGTTCGTGGGGCAGTTCATCATCCGAGAGAAGGACTGCA CCTTCTCCCTGGAAGCCTCGTCTATCAGTTTCCCTGATCTGTGCCACCTTGTTTCATTTTACTGTGTGAGCAG GGACGTGCTTGCCTACCCGCTGGCGCTGCCTGAAGCCATCGCCAAGGCGACGTCTCACAAGCAACTGGAGGCCATCTCTCACATGGGCGTGG AGTTCTGGAGCTCCGCTCTGAATTTCAGGGGTCCTCGAAACGGGCCCCCCCCTCCGGACTTCCCCCCGCTGGACCCTGCAGACTGTGCCACCCCCGTGGGACCCTCGTCCCTGTTCAGGGAATTCTGCCCGCTCCAAACCCGTGGCCCCCAGGAGCTGGACTACGGCTCGGGCCGGGGGGCTCTGTGCTTCATCAACCCGCTCTTCCTCCAGTCCCAGCAGAGccaccagggggcgctgctcAAACGGGACAAGTTCAAACGCAGCTTCAAAGTGAGGGTCTCCACCGAGACCTCCAGCCCCCTGTCGCCCCCTGCCGccccccctccgccccccccTCTGCTGGCTAAGGGGGCGAGAGGGAACCCCCGGAAGCAGCAGACCCCCCCCTCATCTCCGGAGCAGGATTCGGAGTACAAGCTGCCCTTGGTGGCGCTGTCCCGGAAGGTCAGTTCGGGGCAGTTTGCGGGGCTCCTCAAGGGGGCGAGCGTGCTTTCACCCaccggagaggaggaggaggaggaggagggggaggaagaggagtacCAGACGCCCAAACCACTGCAGCAG AGGAGGATTTCTGAAAAGCTGGGTCCTGAAACGGAGATATTAGAAGGAGGAGAAGACGCAGGAGAAGCTCTGATTCTGGATCAGAGCCGGGCTCCTTCCTTAAGAGAGCTGGACAGCAGCAGTTCCCTGAGCAgcctggaggaggtggaggagagcCTGAGCTCGGATCGGCCCCCCCTCACGCGGGGCACCAGCTCTCCCACCCTGCGCCGGCCCCCCCCGCGGGTCTCCACCCTGCGCAAGATGAGCGAAGCCTTCTATTCCTTCTTCGCCCCGGAGAAGAGGGTGTCCCGGCTGGTGGAGGAGCTCTCTCGGGACAGGCGCTCCAGCTTCGGCTCCCTGGTCCAGGACTTCCTGACGCTCACCCGGGAGACTCGCGGGTCCGGGGACTCTAGCGCCGCCCTGCTGCAGACCGTGAGGAACTTCATCACCCAGGCAAAGAGCTTCTTGCTGGGCTGCGGAGAGCTGCAGCCCCCCATCGAGGCGCTCATCACAGATGAGGACATGG ACTTCGTCCTGGAGAAAGCCCTGTACCGTTGTGTGCTCAAGCCCCTGAAGCCTCACATCGACGGCTGCCTGCAGGAGTTGCACACGCGCGACGGCTCCACGCAGCGCATGGAGGACAGCCTGCGCGTGGCCCAGCAGGGGGCGCTGGAGCGCTTCGGGGTGCGAGTGGGCGTGCCGGACCCCCAGGGCATTGCTAGGGTTCGGAGGAAGCTGGTGCTGATGCAGAAAGCGTACTCCCCCATCGAcaaagtgctgctgctgctgcaggcctGCAAGTGTGTGTACACTGCCATGAAGCGAGGGCCAG gagAGGAGTGTGGTGCAGATGAGTTCCTGCCTGCCCTCTCGTACGCCATCGTGCAGTGCGACATGCCACAGCTCCCCCTGGAGGTGGAGTATATGATGGAGCTGCTGGGGCCCTCTCTGTTGACTGGAGAAG GTGGGTACTACCTGACCAGTGTCTATGCCAGCCTGTGCCTCATCCAGACCCAGCCAGAGCAGCTCCGAAGAAGCACAGTGACCCGCGGGGCCCGGGACTCCCTGAGAGAGTGGAGCCGGCGCCGGAGGAACGAGAGCACGCCGCCCCTCCGTCAGGGACAG AGGTGTGTGCGTGTCGTCTTCCGGGACTCTGACTGCAGCACAGTGGAGACGGTGCTCCTGAGCTCCACAGACACAGTGGACACGCTGGCCCAGATCTGCGCTCTCAAATTCCGGGTGTCGGACCCCAATCAGTACGGGGTCTACCTTCGTGAAGAGGGGGAGCTCCGGCAGCTCCGCCCCCAAGACTTCACCAAACAATCAGGCTCCGGCTTCTCCCTCACCTACCAGCGCTGCAAGAGCCACAAACTGAACAGAGGGGGCGCTGTGGACCTGGGGGAGAGTCCAGAACCCAATCCTCTCTGA
- the LOC131709348 gene encoding ras and Rab interactor 1-like isoform X1 has translation MEMSNEMQQDPVYDFPDSQAAEPLPVHRGSLKSISVLDRLLLTHSVWMQLSINSATALHILQREPPGTFLVRKSTTSQKKVLCVRLADDTMPGFVGQFIIREKDCTFSLEASSISFPDLCHLVSFYCVSRDVLAYPLALPEAIAKATSHKQLEAISHMGVEFWSSALNFRGPRNGPPPPDFPPLDPADCATPVGPSSLFREFCPLQTRGPQELDYGSGRGALCFINPLFLQSQQSHQGALLKRDKFKRSFKVRVSTETSSPLSPPAAPPPPPPLLAKGARGNPRKQQTPPSSPEQDSEYKLPLVALSRKVSSGQFAGLLKGASVLSPTGEEEEEEEGEEEEYQTPKPLQQRRISEKLGPETEILEGGEDAGEALILDQSRAPSLRELDSSSSLSSLEEVEESLSSDRPPLTRGTSSPTLRRPPPRVSTLRKMSEAFYSFFAPEKRVSRLVEELSRDRRSSFGSLVQDFLTLTRETRGSGDSSAALLQTVRNFITQAKSFLLGCGELQPPIEALITDEDMDFVLEKALYRCVLKPLKPHIDGCLQELHTRDGSTQRMEDSLRVAQQGALERFGVRVGVPDPQGIARVRRKLVLMQKAYSPIDKVLLLLQACKCVYTAMKRGPGEECGADEFLPALSYAIVQCDMPQLPLEVEYMMELLGPSLLTGEGGYYLTSVYASLCLIQTQPEQLRRSTVTRGARDSLREWSRRRRNESTPPLRQGQRCVRVVFRDSDCSTVETVLLSSTDTVDTLAQICALKFRVSDPNQYGVYLREEGELRQLRPQDFTKQSGSGFSLTYQRCKSHKLNRGGAVDLGESPEPNPL, from the exons ATGCAGCAGGACCCTGTCTATGACTTCCCCGACTCTCAGGCTGCAGAGCCCCTGCCTGTCCACCGGGGGTCGCTCAAGAGCATCAGCGTGCTGGACCGCCTCCTCTTGACGCACTCTGTGTGGATGCAGCTCTCCATCAACTCTGCCACCGCCCTGCACATCCTGCAGAGGGAGCCTCCGGGG ACGTTTCTGGTACGCAAGTCCACCACCTCCCAGAAGAAGGTGCTCTGTGTCAGGCTGGCGGACGACACCATGCCTGGGTTCGTGGGGCAGTTCATCATCCGAGAGAAGGACTGCA CCTTCTCCCTGGAAGCCTCGTCTATCAGTTTCCCTGATCTGTGCCACCTTGTTTCATTTTACTGTGTGAGCAG GGACGTGCTTGCCTACCCGCTGGCGCTGCCTGAAGCCATCGCCAAGGCGACGTCTCACAAGCAACTGGAGGCCATCTCTCACATGGGCGTGG AGTTCTGGAGCTCCGCTCTGAATTTCAGGGGTCCTCGAAACGGGCCCCCCCCTCCGGACTTCCCCCCGCTGGACCCTGCAGACTGTGCCACCCCCGTGGGACCCTCGTCCCTGTTCAGGGAATTCTGCCCGCTCCAAACCCGTGGCCCCCAGGAGCTGGACTACGGCTCGGGCCGGGGGGCTCTGTGCTTCATCAACCCGCTCTTCCTCCAGTCCCAGCAGAGccaccagggggcgctgctcAAACGGGACAAGTTCAAACGCAGCTTCAAAGTGAGGGTCTCCACCGAGACCTCCAGCCCCCTGTCGCCCCCTGCCGccccccctccgccccccccTCTGCTGGCTAAGGGGGCGAGAGGGAACCCCCGGAAGCAGCAGACCCCCCCCTCATCTCCGGAGCAGGATTCGGAGTACAAGCTGCCCTTGGTGGCGCTGTCCCGGAAGGTCAGTTCGGGGCAGTTTGCGGGGCTCCTCAAGGGGGCGAGCGTGCTTTCACCCaccggagaggaggaggaggaggaggagggggaggaagaggagtacCAGACGCCCAAACCACTGCAGCAG AGGAGGATTTCTGAAAAGCTGGGTCCTGAAACGGAGATATTAGAAGGAGGAGAAGACGCAGGAGAAGCTCTGATTCTGGATCAGAGCCGGGCTCCTTCCTTAAGAGAGCTGGACAGCAGCAGTTCCCTGAGCAgcctggaggaggtggaggagagcCTGAGCTCGGATCGGCCCCCCCTCACGCGGGGCACCAGCTCTCCCACCCTGCGCCGGCCCCCCCCGCGGGTCTCCACCCTGCGCAAGATGAGCGAAGCCTTCTATTCCTTCTTCGCCCCGGAGAAGAGGGTGTCCCGGCTGGTGGAGGAGCTCTCTCGGGACAGGCGCTCCAGCTTCGGCTCCCTGGTCCAGGACTTCCTGACGCTCACCCGGGAGACTCGCGGGTCCGGGGACTCTAGCGCCGCCCTGCTGCAGACCGTGAGGAACTTCATCACCCAGGCAAAGAGCTTCTTGCTGGGCTGCGGAGAGCTGCAGCCCCCCATCGAGGCGCTCATCACAGATGAGGACATGG ACTTCGTCCTGGAGAAAGCCCTGTACCGTTGTGTGCTCAAGCCCCTGAAGCCTCACATCGACGGCTGCCTGCAGGAGTTGCACACGCGCGACGGCTCCACGCAGCGCATGGAGGACAGCCTGCGCGTGGCCCAGCAGGGGGCGCTGGAGCGCTTCGGGGTGCGAGTGGGCGTGCCGGACCCCCAGGGCATTGCTAGGGTTCGGAGGAAGCTGGTGCTGATGCAGAAAGCGTACTCCCCCATCGAcaaagtgctgctgctgctgcaggcctGCAAGTGTGTGTACACTGCCATGAAGCGAGGGCCAG gagAGGAGTGTGGTGCAGATGAGTTCCTGCCTGCCCTCTCGTACGCCATCGTGCAGTGCGACATGCCACAGCTCCCCCTGGAGGTGGAGTATATGATGGAGCTGCTGGGGCCCTCTCTGTTGACTGGAGAAG GTGGGTACTACCTGACCAGTGTCTATGCCAGCCTGTGCCTCATCCAGACCCAGCCAGAGCAGCTCCGAAGAAGCACAGTGACCCGCGGGGCCCGGGACTCCCTGAGAGAGTGGAGCCGGCGCCGGAGGAACGAGAGCACGCCGCCCCTCCGTCAGGGACAG AGGTGTGTGCGTGTCGTCTTCCGGGACTCTGACTGCAGCACAGTGGAGACGGTGCTCCTGAGCTCCACAGACACAGTGGACACGCTGGCCCAGATCTGCGCTCTCAAATTCCGGGTGTCGGACCCCAATCAGTACGGGGTCTACCTTCGTGAAGAGGGGGAGCTCCGGCAGCTCCGCCCCCAAGACTTCACCAAACAATCAGGCTCCGGCTTCTCCCTCACCTACCAGCGCTGCAAGAGCCACAAACTGAACAGAGGGGGCGCTGTGGACCTGGGGGAGAGTCCAGAACCCAATCCTCTCTGA